In Gopherus flavomarginatus isolate rGopFla2 chromosome 1, rGopFla2.mat.asm, whole genome shotgun sequence, a single genomic region encodes these proteins:
- the KCNE2 gene encoding potassium voltage-gated channel subfamily E member 2 — protein sequence MVDLRNFTQILEDVFKNTFLNYMNNWRRNMTAEQDALQATVDEENFDFVILYLMVMIGMFSFIIVAILVSTVKSKRKEHSNDPYHQYIVDDWGEKYKGQILNQDDLKCMIHENISARDKTTPGSP from the coding sequence ATGGTCGATTTACGAAACTTCACCCAGATATTGGAAGATGTTTTCAAAAACACATTTCTTAACTACATGAATAACTGGCGCCGGAACATGACAGCGGAACAAGATGCACTGCAAGCAACAGTTGATGAGGAAAACTTTGATTTCGTTATCTTGTATCTCATGGTAATGATTGGAATGTTCTCCTTCATTATTGTGGCTATCCTAGTGAGCACGGTGAAATCAAAGAGGAAAGAGCACTCTAATGACCCATATCACCAGTACATTGTTGATGATTGGGGTGAAAAatataagggccagattctgaatcAAGACGACTTGAAGTGTATGATCCATGAAAACATCAGTGCAAGGGACAAAACAACCCCTGGATCGCCTTGA